The sequence taattatacaattgcaagtcagttttagacagattattttatacactttttcctcttctatactttctcttctatacttttgagcgaaagcaaatcatggcgagaggcattagcacagcgccagcttgaacactagttataacaGCAGCCAGTTCCTCAATCTCAGAAGCCATGATTATTGCTTACCAACCCACATTTTTTTCTGAGATGTTTCATACCATTCctcatacataataattttagTACAGCAATTCTGAAGAGTTCACGTTATAAATTTCATACGGAATGCAGACAAGTTGAAATTAATAGTATCACATTTATGTACACGTAAGTTCAATAGTCATTATGCATGCCAGCTATTTGCAAAAGGTTTCATTTCCTCTTCTTGGGCATTTGGCCAAATTTTTTGGGATCGGAAAATGTTGCACGAATTTCTCGATTGGTAAATTTCTGGATTCTCAGCTGAGGAATTAGGAAGCTGATCTGATTGTTGGTCTGTAGTGGGGTTAGCGGCCTGTTGTTGTGGTTTAGTGTGCCATGGTGTGCAAAAACTTGTAGCAAATGTGACAACAAAGATACCAAATTTACAGTGGCAAGCAATCAATTTTGAGAAAGGATAATGTTCGTATAAGTAGTAAGGAAAAAGGTAGAAACCGTACAACACAAAAGCTGCTATGCTAGCAGTAATAGCCAGACCGGAGATAAGAACATATACACAGTTTTGACAATATTTTAGATTTTTGTTGCGCTGAGGTGTAGTTGGACGAGATTCGGAGGGTTCGAACCTCTTCGAACACCTCTTGTTAAACCATATGGAGGATCGAGATATTATCTTCACAATGAGTTGCAGAGCTGTGAACACACCACCAGCTGCAGCAAGGCCTATACCAAACGAAAAAGTGAATCGAAAGCAGATAAACTCGACATCTAAGTCCTTGTAGTCGGTACAGTTGTTCACAATTTCGTGAGACGGTGGAGAGAAGCAATCTATTGCTAGATCATCACAGACTTGAGACTCGGTGAAAACAAAGAGGTCCCAGAAAACAATGAAAGAACTTGGTATAAACAGCATCCCTATAAAATACAAACACCAAGAAACACGACGTGATATCTCATACTTGCCAATATAGAACTTTTTTTTATTTCCTTCTGTTCCAGGCGTATTGGTCAGTACTGCCAACGGAGGTCCATAGAAAATATCCAGGAAAGTGTCTTTAGGATCGTTGTGACACACTCTACAAGTAAAAAGACTGCCTAGAATGAGGACCAGGATAGGAACTCCAAGTATAGGAAGACTCTCGATGTATACGTAGGTATAATAGGAAAAGTTAGGCTTTGGGAGCACCATTCTGAGAGATGGTCAGACTTAATTATCACAACTACTGTTTATCCAGTGCTGCAGCATTGCATTCACTTTTATAGTGCAAAcaactatgaatatcattatgattgGCTACCAACACTATTATTACCCGATGAGCATGATGGGGGCCACGCGTATATATCTTACTGTTAGGGTATTGTCGTGCATGCAAAATGTAGATAATTATTCTCATTATCGCTATGGTTTTAGTATAGCATCAGACAAGTTGTACTGGAGTTTTCTTGTGTCAATTTGGATAAACCCGGGAATCTTCAACTGAGGGCTCTATCCGAAAGGTAGGAGCATGCAGGGCCAAACAAAGATTAAAAAAAAGTCCGCAGCTGGTTGCAACTAGCTCTTTGTTCGTGTGTATTTTTAGTATACAGTCAACATAATAAACTATAGTGTTTTTCACAAGCTTTTACTACATTGTAAGTTTATTGTCGTCTTTCACTTTTATTTTTGTTGTCGTCTTTCACTTTTATTTTTGTTGTGATCCTAGTCACAGTGCATGTCatactaaaactctgttctcagaaGTTTCCGCATACATGTCTCTTCTATAGATAGAATTCATTACTCATGTTACTTGCTACTTAGCCAGCTTCCATGCTTCATacatactagcctcgatcccaggccgcacgtCACTCAGGGAAGTGGTATACTACTGCATTTATTGTAAACACTTCTAAagcagtgctctagttaataACGATTGTGTAGTTAATTGGCTCTTGGTATTTTGTTTGTATGTTATTGTTATAATGCTTGAATT comes from Halichondria panicea chromosome 3, odHalPani1.1, whole genome shotgun sequence and encodes:
- the LOC135333506 gene encoding uncharacterized protein LOC135333506; the protein is MVLPKPNFSYYTYVYIESLPILGVPILVLILGSLFTCRVCHNDPKDTFLDIFYGPPLAVLTNTPGTEGNKKKFYIGKYEISRRVSWCLYFIGMLFIPSSFIVFWDLFVFTESQVCDDLAIDCFSPPSHEIVNNCTDYKDLDVEFICFRFTFSFGIGLAAAGGVFTALQLIVKIISRSSIWFNKRCSKRFEPSESRPTTPQRNKNLKYCQNCVYVLISGLAITASIAAFVLYGFYLFPYYLYEHYPFSKLIACHCKFGIFVVTFATSFCTPWHTKPQQQAANPTTDQQSDQLPNSSAENPEIYQSRNSCNIFRSQKIWPNAQEEEMKPFANSWHA